In Sulfuracidifex metallicus DSM 6482 = JCM 9184, a single window of DNA contains:
- a CDS encoding lysine exporter LysO family protein produces the protein MLNELTFSLIFILLYIGFGILGKLKSIEVVIKLSDIVVYVLIFSISLWAGTSVSFSDISSILIYSILGSIIVIIVTYSLGFLLDQKKEEIKLRRKDIASFQYRYGIPFVLGWIVGMGIRPELSYGTLINIELLFLASFLGYSTSKSISIDVIRKSLSKGGLSLILVVIGNLISGVILYIIGLGNLKLDEIISMGSGWYTFTGPLVSTYYSPYYGSIAFLINFFREQFSYILIPFLLKVKYSPYSAIAVGGATSMDTTLPLYIGLLGDEYVITAVFSGVTLTAVIPIILPLMLNLP, from the coding sequence ATGCTAAATGAGCTAACGTTTTCACTAATTTTCATCTTACTTTATATAGGGTTTGGAATACTAGGAAAGCTAAAGTCAATAGAAGTCGTCATTAAATTGTCCGACATAGTAGTTTACGTTCTAATCTTTTCTATTTCTTTGTGGGCCGGTACCTCGGTTTCCTTTAGCGACATAAGTTCTATTTTAATTTATTCTATTTTAGGTTCTATAATTGTAATAATAGTTACATACAGTTTAGGTTTTCTATTAGATCAGAAAAAAGAAGAGATAAAATTGAGAAGGAAAGACATAGCAAGCTTCCAATATAGATACGGAATCCCGTTTGTATTGGGATGGATAGTAGGAATGGGAATAAGACCGGAGTTAAGCTACGGAACATTAATTAACATAGAGTTGCTGTTTTTAGCCTCCTTCCTAGGCTATTCTACCTCAAAATCAATTAGCATAGATGTAATAAGAAAATCACTAAGTAAGGGGGGTCTATCGCTAATTTTAGTTGTAATAGGAAACCTCATATCTGGCGTTATTCTTTACATTATAGGCTTAGGAAACCTTAAACTAGACGAGATAATTTCTATGGGTAGCGGATGGTATACGTTCACGGGTCCTCTGGTCTCAACATATTATTCTCCATATTATGGATCGATAGCTTTCTTAATTAACTTCTTCAGGGAGCAGTTCTCTTACATTCTAATACCATTTCTTTTGAAGGTAAAATACAGCCCTTACTCTGCAATTGCGGTTGGAGGCGCAACCTCAATGGACACAACCTTACCCCTCTACATAGGGCTGCTGGGTGACGAATACGTAATCACAGCCGTATTTAGCGGAGTTACACTAACTGCCGTTATCCCTATAATACTTCCATTAATGCTTAATTTGCCCTAA
- a CDS encoding class I SAM-dependent methyltransferase produces the protein METEKKLVFESDFYIKQIMKLWDEGEKWASWISEVTSKYSTGKRILDVPCGIGRISHFLVKKGFNVVGVDISEKMIKAAEENTQGATFKIGDMRYLEDIFKDEKFDITININNSLGYYEEEDDVKILNQLKKVSKSLVIINLDNRDYTIYNKPNEYYTYAPPYLVLSRETFDPTTSRLMVRRTYFMNDKEIGKIEYSQRLYSLHEVLSILKKAGLKPIEIVAGHSWKGFSIEDSEMTIISKV, from the coding sequence ATGGAAACTGAAAAGAAACTAGTATTCGAATCAGACTTTTACATTAAGCAAATCATGAAGTTATGGGACGAAGGGGAGAAGTGGGCCTCATGGATATCAGAGGTAACGTCAAAGTACTCAACCGGAAAGAGAATCCTAGACGTCCCATGTGGAATAGGCAGAATTTCTCACTTCTTAGTGAAGAAGGGTTTTAATGTAGTTGGTGTTGATATATCTGAAAAAATGATAAAGGCAGCTGAGGAGAACACTCAAGGAGCTACATTCAAGATTGGAGATATGAGATACTTGGAGGATATCTTTAAAGACGAGAAATTTGACATCACAATCAACATAAACAATAGTCTAGGTTACTACGAGGAAGAGGACGACGTAAAAATTTTAAATCAATTGAAGAAAGTCAGCAAGAGTCTTGTTATAATAAATCTAGATAATAGGGATTATACTATTTATAATAAACCAAATGAATATTATACATATGCTCCTCCTTATTTAGTCCTATCTAGAGAAACTTTCGATCCAACCACTTCAAGATTAATGGTAAGGAGAACGTACTTTATGAACGACAAAGAAATAGGTAAAATAGAATATAGCCAGAGACTATACAGCCTGCATGAGGTTCTGTCTATTTTAAAGAAGGCTGGATTGAAGCCAATAGAAATCGTCGCAGGTCATTCATGGAAGGGATTTAGTATAGAGGACTCCGAGATGACTATAATATCTAAGGTATAG
- a CDS encoding S8 family serine peptidase — translation MPLSKVITLVFIAILMSEAGLVASSFSVPLLQKNLDSNILSDAKTINGNSYVTLSIVFQPKNLALLQMMVENHTIVNKTQMMRLFIPSSEISNAVAYLKQKGLSVESYLNVITVSGKASEVEDALHGKIVESSFHGINYYQFLGNSPFSNAIITGTNITEAYLSKPDTLYNATQLVAYQQISPKEIYKAYNITYLLSRGIEGNGTAIGILDFYGDPYISSQLQSFDSKYNIPNPPSFNIVPIGPYDPQAGISSGWALEISLDVEYSHLVAPEASIYLYVANPDLPLPSILASIVNSDQVNVVSESFGIPEIDVLIGAIPLSYIQSLIYEYWLGEVEGITFLAAAGDAGGTGYNYFLSPQGSLLFPASIPYVLSVGGTTLYVSGNTSVQTAWSGESIFGATTSGISSIFPSPVYQGLYGFTKVPDVAALANPYTGVPVLYYYNITELIGGTSVATPLTAGMIDLMTQAYGKLGYVNTLLYSLNDTNSFTKVNFGYDTPYSVNDFNIDGLGYINAGNLYQNLPSVLHQKEIQVATYNSTYGDGQEVTVVVKPNFPVKNMLGEVYNGSNVTRFFTLHFNGTYWVGHFNASGSGVQEIVVGSEGVYGFSYITVGYQAVFISPELAIYPEPEDVPVIVELTDANGSLVTPYNSVNVNIYKYSPETNSVSTVTSVTASISPIFNITIFGQVFQLNTSYYLGYYNFSDQKYIGGIYEAKVNNAFGIDEFVEGIYVVPAVIPAVATEPLVISPGQNVTLDVAEESLGMPNITISFVKEGKVEYSASVNVITYGANSYYLAQVKVPDIPSGYYTIIANATYSSINYTATGIGTTQIYVAPQSLVTSVSISPSGVLYENQTAHIMTEINYFNGSPVKYGTFDAVLVPNFLLNNIGQGQVVVQLNYDHGKWVGNFTVPEDAFGSSQFGSSGYWNVYVEGTSFNGFPTFSPSYLNVSSLEILPSAVNTRIYVLPYVYIKNFDGNFAAYSYVQNANIVDHNATIINSVINNLIVKNGTVTLINSTVLHLTQEVNGSVERLGITNIKVTNITAIGKSNSPSKYQENVSMTQNTSSTSPISLTQNNTNSKVTLQFSTLIALMVILAIVIFIALLTRRKFS, via the coding sequence ATGCCGTTATCGAAAGTGATCACTTTAGTATTTATAGCGATTCTAATGAGTGAGGCCGGGTTAGTAGCTTCATCGTTCTCGGTTCCTTTACTACAGAAAAATCTTGATTCTAACATTCTATCTGATGCAAAAACAATAAATGGTAATTCATACGTTACATTATCTATAGTATTCCAACCCAAGAACTTAGCCTTGCTACAAATGATGGTTGAAAATCATACAATAGTTAACAAGACCCAAATGATGAGATTGTTTATTCCTTCATCTGAGATTTCGAATGCAGTCGCCTATCTTAAACAGAAAGGTCTTTCAGTTGAAAGTTATCTAAATGTCATTACAGTTTCTGGTAAAGCCAGCGAGGTAGAGGACGCATTACACGGAAAGATAGTCGAGTCGTCCTTTCATGGTATTAACTACTATCAATTCTTAGGTAATTCTCCTTTCAGTAACGCTATAATTACAGGGACTAACATAACCGAGGCTTATTTATCTAAGCCTGATACACTTTATAATGCAACACAGCTTGTAGCTTATCAGCAAATTTCGCCCAAAGAAATATACAAAGCCTATAACATAACGTACTTGTTGTCCAGAGGTATAGAGGGCAACGGAACTGCAATAGGAATTTTAGATTTTTATGGAGATCCCTATATAAGTTCTCAATTACAGTCATTTGACTCCAAGTATAATATACCAAATCCTCCGTCGTTCAATATCGTTCCAATAGGTCCTTATGATCCGCAAGCTGGAATAAGCAGTGGTTGGGCGCTTGAAATATCCCTTGATGTAGAATATTCGCACTTAGTTGCGCCCGAAGCTAGCATTTACCTTTATGTAGCCAACCCCGATTTACCTCTTCCTTCCATTTTAGCCAGTATCGTGAATAGCGATCAAGTTAATGTTGTTTCTGAGAGCTTTGGAATTCCTGAGATAGACGTGCTTATAGGTGCAATTCCTCTCAGTTATATTCAGAGTCTAATATATGAGTACTGGTTGGGTGAAGTTGAAGGTATAACTTTCCTTGCAGCTGCAGGAGATGCTGGAGGAACCGGATATAACTATTTCTTATCTCCACAAGGTTCACTGTTGTTCCCTGCATCAATTCCTTACGTTTTATCTGTTGGAGGAACTACGCTTTACGTATCTGGCAACACTTCAGTTCAAACTGCGTGGAGCGGAGAGAGCATTTTTGGCGCAACAACATCTGGAATTAGCTCCATATTTCCTTCACCTGTATATCAAGGGTTATACGGATTTACAAAGGTTCCCGACGTGGCAGCCCTTGCTAACCCTTACACTGGAGTACCAGTCCTTTACTATTATAACATTACGGAACTAATAGGCGGAACTTCTGTAGCTACACCTCTAACTGCTGGTATGATAGACTTGATGACTCAAGCTTACGGTAAGCTAGGTTACGTTAATACGTTACTTTACTCTCTAAATGACACGAATTCGTTCACCAAGGTTAACTTCGGCTATGATACTCCTTACTCGGTAAATGATTTCAACATAGATGGTCTAGGTTACATAAATGCAGGCAATCTATATCAAAACCTACCTTCAGTTCTGCATCAGAAGGAAATTCAAGTCGCTACATATAACTCAACCTACGGAGATGGACAAGAAGTAACAGTTGTTGTCAAGCCTAACTTTCCAGTGAAAAATATGCTGGGAGAAGTTTATAACGGTTCTAATGTGACTCGTTTCTTTACTCTGCACTTCAATGGAACGTATTGGGTAGGTCACTTCAACGCTTCTGGTTCTGGAGTGCAGGAGATAGTTGTAGGCTCAGAAGGAGTTTATGGATTTTCCTATATTACAGTGGGTTATCAAGCAGTGTTTATCTCACCAGAACTAGCTATTTATCCCGAGCCTGAGGACGTCCCAGTTATAGTGGAATTAACCGACGCCAATGGATCCTTGGTGACGCCATATAACTCTGTAAACGTCAATATTTACAAGTATTCGCCTGAGACTAACTCAGTGTCCACTGTTACATCCGTTACTGCTTCCATATCCCCCATTTTCAATATTACTATATTTGGTCAAGTCTTTCAATTAAATACATCGTATTATCTAGGTTACTATAACTTCAGCGATCAGAAGTACATAGGAGGAATTTATGAAGCTAAGGTCAACAACGCTTTCGGAATTGACGAATTCGTAGAAGGAATATACGTTGTCCCAGCCGTCATTCCTGCTGTTGCAACTGAACCACTAGTGATCTCCCCTGGCCAAAATGTGACCTTAGATGTAGCTGAGGAGTCCTTAGGCATGCCCAATATTACTATATCTTTCGTTAAGGAAGGAAAGGTTGAATATTCAGCATCAGTTAATGTAATTACATATGGAGCTAATTCATATTACCTAGCACAAGTTAAAGTGCCAGACATACCTTCTGGCTACTATACGATTATAGCTAACGCAACTTATTCCTCAATTAACTACACAGCCACTGGCATAGGTACGACGCAAATATATGTAGCCCCTCAAAGCTTGGTAACTTCGGTTTCAATATCTCCATCCGGGGTCTTGTACGAGAATCAGACGGCTCATATTATGACCGAGATTAACTACTTCAACGGTTCACCCGTTAAGTACGGTACGTTTGACGCTGTGTTAGTACCAAACTTCTTGTTGAATAATATAGGACAAGGTCAGGTGGTGGTTCAACTTAACTACGACCATGGTAAATGGGTGGGCAACTTCACAGTCCCAGAGGACGCGTTCGGCAGCTCTCAGTTTGGTTCTTCAGGTTACTGGAACGTATACGTCGAGGGAACATCGTTTAACGGATTCCCCACCTTCTCTCCATCTTATCTTAACGTGAGCTCTCTGGAGATATTGCCTTCAGCTGTAAACACGAGAATCTATGTTTTACCTTACGTTTACATAAAGAACTTCGACGGTAATTTTGCAGCCTACTCATACGTCCAAAACGCCAACATAGTTGACCATAACGCTACTATAATTAATAGCGTGATAAACAACTTGATTGTAAAGAACGGCACGGTCACTTTAATTAATTCCACCGTTTTGCATCTAACTCAGGAAGTTAATGGCAGTGTAGAAAGGCTTGGTATTACAAATATTAAGGTAACAAACATAACTGCCATAGGTAAATCAAATTCTCCGTCTAAATATCAAGAGAACGTTTCGATGACCCAGAATACTTCAAGTACTAGCCCAATATCCTTGACTCAGAATAACACTAATAGCAAGGTTACATTGCAATTCTCGACATTAATTGCCTTGATGGTTATTCTAGCAATAGTTATATTTATAGCCCTGCTTACTAGGAGAAAGTTCTCATAA
- the ilvD gene encoding dihydroxy-acid dehydratase: MSSIKGRSNLIYGGYEKAPNRAFLKAMGLNDNDISKPLVGIAIAWDEAGPCNIHLLGLSSVAKEGVREAGATPRVFTAPVVIDGIAMGSEGMKYSLVSREVIADTIELVTNAHGYDGFVAFGGCDKTGPGMMMAMARLNIPSIYMYGGSALPGVFRGKPITVQDVYEAVGSYSAGKLTAEDLRIMEDNAIPGPGTCAGLYTANTMGIISEALGVALPGSASPPAVDSARVRYAKETSKAIGKLVENGIKPRDIMTFEAFENAISMLMATGGSTNAVLHLLAIAKEANVKLTLDDFDRISKRTPTIAYLKPEGEYAMYDLHRVGGAPLILKKLLEAGLLNGDVLTVTGKTMERNLKEFTLPQISHAHIVRDVKEPFLPSGGIRILRGNLAEEGSVMKVSASKVKRHKGPAKVFNSEEEAFRAVLDRKIKEGDVVVIRYEGPKGGPGMREMLAVTSAIVGQGLGEKVALITDGRFSGATRGIMVGHVAPEAIVGGTIALLKDGDIIEIDGESGLLQVELEKKEIEERRSTWKAPDPRYRRGLLAQYASLVSSSAKGAVLQADE, translated from the coding sequence ATGAGTTCTATAAAGGGAAGGTCAAACCTTATTTACGGAGGATATGAAAAAGCTCCTAATAGGGCTTTCTTAAAGGCAATGGGACTTAATGATAATGACATTTCAAAACCTCTAGTTGGAATAGCAATCGCATGGGATGAGGCAGGACCTTGTAACATACATTTGCTAGGGCTTTCATCAGTCGCCAAGGAAGGCGTGAGAGAAGCCGGAGCAACGCCGAGGGTTTTCACGGCTCCAGTCGTCATTGATGGAATAGCCATGGGAAGCGAAGGTATGAAGTATTCCCTAGTAAGCAGAGAGGTGATAGCGGACACGATAGAGTTAGTTACTAATGCTCACGGATATGACGGCTTCGTAGCTTTCGGAGGATGCGACAAGACTGGACCGGGGATGATGATGGCGATGGCTAGACTTAACATACCCTCCATTTACATGTACGGAGGTTCAGCACTACCAGGAGTTTTCAGGGGAAAACCAATCACAGTTCAGGACGTCTATGAGGCAGTGGGATCCTACAGTGCTGGGAAGTTGACTGCAGAGGATTTGAGGATCATGGAGGACAACGCTATTCCCGGACCTGGAACTTGCGCAGGATTGTATACAGCCAATACAATGGGAATAATATCAGAGGCATTAGGAGTAGCCTTGCCAGGCAGTGCATCGCCTCCCGCTGTGGATTCCGCGAGGGTTAGATATGCAAAGGAAACAAGCAAAGCTATTGGAAAACTAGTTGAAAACGGAATAAAGCCAAGAGATATAATGACTTTTGAGGCTTTCGAAAATGCCATATCTATGCTTATGGCTACTGGTGGTTCAACTAACGCTGTCCTGCATCTACTTGCAATAGCTAAGGAAGCTAACGTTAAGTTGACGCTGGACGATTTTGATAGAATAAGCAAGAGAACTCCAACGATAGCTTACCTGAAACCTGAAGGCGAATACGCAATGTATGACCTTCATAGAGTCGGAGGCGCTCCTTTGATTCTCAAGAAGCTGCTTGAGGCTGGCCTTCTAAATGGAGACGTACTTACAGTAACAGGAAAGACAATGGAACGTAACCTAAAGGAATTCACGTTGCCTCAAATATCCCATGCCCACATAGTTAGAGACGTAAAGGAACCATTCTTACCTTCTGGTGGAATAAGAATACTTAGGGGGAACCTAGCGGAAGAAGGATCAGTAATGAAGGTATCTGCAAGCAAGGTGAAGAGACATAAGGGACCAGCAAAGGTGTTCAACTCAGAGGAGGAAGCCTTCCGCGCTGTCCTAGATAGAAAGATAAAGGAAGGCGACGTAGTAGTGATAAGGTATGAAGGACCTAAGGGTGGACCAGGAATGAGAGAAATGCTAGCAGTGACCAGCGCTATTGTAGGTCAAGGTCTAGGAGAGAAGGTAGCATTAATTACAGACGGCAGGTTTAGCGGCGCCACTAGAGGAATCATGGTTGGTCACGTAGCTCCAGAGGCTATAGTAGGAGGAACTATAGCATTACTTAAGGACGGAGATATTATAGAAATAGACGGAGAAAGCGGATTATTACAAGTTGAATTGGAAAAGAAGGAAATCGAAGAGAGAAGATCGACATGGAAGGCTCCAGATCCACGCTATAGAAGAGGACTACTTGCACAGTACGCTAGCTTAGTGTCATCCTCAGCCAAGGGTGCCGTTCTACAAGCTGATGAATGA
- a CDS encoding lactate utilization protein B: MNEIWNIAIDRAVNNNVPRVRSILESYPYINDARKKLRQGKTEVIKDISKYVELTIESVKRNGGNAYFARDAKEVREIVDKIVGDNQRIVMGKSMVAYECGVRDHLIERGKDVWETDLGEFLIQLSNEPPSHIIAPAIHMTKEQASKVVRKVNPDSKAESHEEIAVEARKFLREKFINAQVGITGANAIAADTGSVLLIENEGNIRMTTILPEKHIAIAGVEKILPTLEHAFLEVMVQSAYAGLYPPTYVNLTSGPSSTGDIEMKRVSPAHGPKEFNLILVDNGRIEVSKDPTIWESLLCIRCGRCHFHCPVYRVLGSTWGDPPFTGPMGAMWSYVSYKDATPSTYCVHSGGCREVCPMDINIPKVLEKLKSLSQK; the protein is encoded by the coding sequence GTGAATGAAATATGGAATATAGCAATAGATAGAGCGGTAAACAACAACGTCCCCAGAGTAAGGTCAATTCTAGAGTCTTATCCTTATATTAACGACGCAAGGAAAAAACTTAGACAAGGCAAGACCGAGGTAATCAAAGATATCTCCAAGTACGTCGAGCTTACAATAGAATCAGTGAAACGAAACGGAGGAAACGCATACTTTGCCAGGGACGCTAAGGAAGTGAGGGAAATTGTTGATAAAATAGTTGGAGATAATCAAAGAATTGTAATGGGTAAGTCAATGGTGGCATACGAATGTGGAGTTAGGGATCATTTAATAGAGAGAGGAAAGGACGTGTGGGAAACTGACTTAGGGGAATTTCTAATACAGCTCTCAAACGAACCACCTTCACATATAATAGCTCCAGCAATTCACATGACTAAAGAGCAAGCGTCTAAGGTTGTACGTAAAGTTAATCCTGATTCTAAAGCAGAATCACACGAGGAAATAGCCGTTGAAGCGAGGAAATTTCTTAGGGAAAAGTTCATTAATGCTCAGGTTGGCATAACTGGAGCAAATGCCATAGCTGCAGATACTGGGTCCGTACTCTTAATCGAGAATGAGGGTAATATAAGAATGACCACCATCCTTCCAGAGAAGCATATAGCTATTGCTGGCGTGGAAAAGATTCTTCCCACACTTGAACATGCCTTCCTAGAAGTGATGGTTCAATCGGCATACGCTGGGTTGTATCCTCCAACTTACGTTAATTTAACTTCAGGACCTAGTTCCACAGGAGACATTGAAATGAAGAGGGTTTCTCCAGCACACGGTCCTAAAGAGTTCAACCTTATTCTGGTGGATAACGGAAGGATAGAAGTTTCAAAGGATCCCACAATATGGGAGTCACTTCTTTGTATAAGATGCGGAAGATGTCATTTCCATTGCCCGGTTTATAGGGTCTTAGGCAGTACTTGGGGAGACCCGCCGTTTACGGGTCCTATGGGTGCCATGTGGTCATACGTCTCATATAAGGATGCCACGCCTTCGACTTACTGCGTTCATTCTGGAGGCTGTAGGGAAGTCTGCCCCATGGATATAAACATACCCAAGGTTTTAGAGAAGTTGAAATCTTTAAGTCAGAAGTAG
- a CDS encoding PadR family transcriptional regulator has protein sequence MPFREKPKMMILKGLIQILIAFLLFYKGDMYGYEIKKQLDILLNKEIKRNIVYITLKKMEKTGLVNSYDVNGTKYYKLSQEGNEFLDFHIPILKKYIEILEKIVDDYNQKSKRNENQNTKQLKESK, from the coding sequence ATGCCTTTTAGAGAAAAACCAAAGATGATGATACTTAAAGGACTTATACAGATTCTAATAGCATTTCTTTTATTCTACAAAGGAGATATGTATGGATACGAAATAAAAAAACAACTAGATATTCTACTAAATAAAGAAATAAAAAGAAACATAGTGTATATAACGCTCAAGAAAATGGAAAAGACTGGACTCGTAAATTCTTACGATGTTAATGGGACTAAATACTATAAGCTAAGTCAAGAGGGCAATGAATTTTTAGATTTCCATATACCAATATTAAAGAAATATATAGAAATTTTAGAGAAAATAGTTGATGATTACAATCAGAAGTCAAAAAGGAACGAAAATCAAAATACTAAGCAACTTAAAGAGAGCAAATAA
- a CDS encoding (Fe-S)-binding protein — protein MLYIVSLMDKSLKEALMKVMMSDFTPFPLDKSICTGWATNEPRGGRTILYTGCMYQVAPLSAIFDRFIPILSKNRLFYASLLNLAKKFHPDKAALDRSYKILRSISSLLKKNGINFGYMYEGEPYSGAFLLELGMLSDFERYATLVREKFKQQGVKRIITTDPHSHNALSRYSEFITFDIDVVNYMELLREVGIGKKGDFVIHDSCLYSRFLNKREVYRELLKKAGVSFKEDYMVTSKENSLCCGGPLSPIDERVSKRIGEYRANQLKKVSEKVIVQCPFCYVNLSPYVEAYDIAEVIDSE, from the coding sequence ATGTTGTATATAGTATCTCTTATGGATAAATCGCTGAAGGAAGCTCTAATGAAAGTAATGATGAGCGATTTCACTCCTTTTCCTTTAGATAAGTCCATATGTACTGGTTGGGCTACGAATGAGCCTAGGGGAGGAAGAACCATACTATACACAGGTTGTATGTATCAAGTTGCACCGCTATCAGCCATTTTCGATAGATTTATACCAATACTTTCAAAGAATAGGCTCTTCTATGCTTCGCTTTTAAACTTAGCAAAGAAATTCCATCCTGATAAGGCAGCCTTAGATAGGTCATATAAAATACTAAGAAGTATATCTTCTCTTCTGAAAAAGAATGGAATTAACTTCGGCTACATGTATGAGGGCGAACCGTATAGTGGAGCGTTTCTGCTAGAGTTGGGCATGTTGTCGGACTTCGAAAGGTATGCTACTCTAGTAAGAGAAAAATTTAAGCAACAAGGGGTCAAGAGAATTATTACCACAGATCCTCACTCTCACAATGCACTTTCTAGGTATTCGGAGTTCATTACATTTGACATAGATGTAGTAAACTACATGGAACTCTTGAGGGAAGTGGGAATTGGGAAGAAGGGCGATTTCGTAATACATGACTCATGCTTATATTCAAGGTTTCTAAATAAGAGAGAAGTGTATAGGGAACTTCTGAAGAAGGCTGGGGTTTCCTTCAAGGAAGATTATATGGTAACATCCAAGGAAAATTCCCTCTGTTGTGGTGGTCCTCTCTCACCCATCGACGAGAGGGTCAGTAAAAGAATAGGAGAATATAGGGCAAATCAATTAAAGAAAGTTTCAGAAAAGGTGATTGTACAGTGTCCTTTCTGTTACGTTAATTTATCGCCCTACGTTGAGGCATACGATATAGCTGAGGTGATTGACAGTGAATGA
- the asd gene encoding aspartate-semialdehyde dehydrogenase translates to MRRVLKAAILGATGLVGIEYARILSQHPYIKPAYLAGKGSVGKPYGEITRWQTVGQIPKEIADMEVKPTDPKLMDDVDLIFSPLPAGAAGPVEEEFAKQGFPVISNSPDHRFDPDVPMMVPEINSHTVTLIDEQRKRRDWKGFIVTTPLCTAQGAAIPLAPIFMNFKMEGAFVTTIQSLSGAGYPGIPSLDIVDNILPLGDAYDAKTVKEVYRLLSETKRNVQEPHIKEVSLSATTHRIATIQGHYEVAYVTFKEETSAEKVKEAMEEFKGEPQDLKLPSAPDKPILLTNKDNRPQVYFDRWAGNPPGMSIVVGRISQVNKKTIRYVSLIHNTVRGAAGGGVLTAELLTEKGYLPK, encoded by the coding sequence ATGAGAAGAGTTCTTAAAGCCGCAATTTTAGGTGCAACAGGTTTAGTTGGAATAGAATACGCTAGAATATTATCACAGCACCCATACATTAAGCCAGCGTACTTAGCTGGAAAGGGATCCGTAGGTAAACCGTACGGCGAAATAACAAGGTGGCAAACAGTAGGTCAGATTCCGAAGGAAATTGCAGACATGGAAGTGAAACCGACAGACCCAAAGCTAATGGATGACGTTGATTTAATCTTCTCTCCTTTACCGGCAGGGGCAGCCGGGCCAGTGGAAGAAGAGTTCGCAAAACAAGGCTTCCCGGTAATAAGCAATTCTCCCGATCATAGGTTTGACCCAGACGTTCCTATGATGGTACCAGAAATAAATTCGCACACTGTAACTTTAATTGATGAACAGAGAAAGAGGAGGGATTGGAAGGGATTTATAGTTACCACACCTCTATGCACAGCACAAGGAGCCGCAATACCATTAGCTCCAATATTCATGAACTTTAAAATGGAGGGTGCTTTCGTCACTACAATACAGTCACTCTCTGGTGCAGGTTATCCCGGAATTCCCTCATTAGATATCGTGGATAACATCTTACCTCTAGGAGATGCATACGACGCGAAGACCGTAAAGGAGGTGTATAGGTTACTAAGCGAGACGAAGAGGAACGTTCAAGAGCCTCACATAAAGGAGGTCAGCTTATCGGCTACTACGCATAGAATAGCCACAATACAAGGGCATTACGAGGTAGCGTATGTAACATTTAAGGAAGAGACCAGCGCAGAAAAAGTCAAAGAGGCAATGGAGGAGTTCAAGGGAGAACCTCAAGACCTGAAGTTACCTTCAGCACCAGATAAACCAATATTATTAACTAATAAGGATAATAGGCCTCAAGTGTACTTCGATAGATGGGCAGGAAATCCACCTGGAATGAGCATAGTAGTTGGAAGAATATCGCAAGTAAACAAGAAGACGATTAGGTACGTCTCGCTTATACATAACACCGTAAGAGGAGCAGCAGGAGGAGGCGTACTAACTGCTGAATTACTAACTGAGAAAGGATACCTACCTAAGTAA